ggtaataaaacatatatataatttgcaagtGATACTTGCAGACCTTTCTTCTCCTAACTCTGCACCATCATCCAGATCAACCCGGTAGGTCCTAGCTGCCCTACCCTCCTCCCTTCAGGAGTTTGGTTGAGCCTCCGTACCCCAGAGGAGGTGGTATAGTAGCTAGTACACAAGCTTTGGAGTCAGCAGGCCTGGGTTCACACCCCAGCTCTACCACTTTCTCCCAAGGGAGCCAGAACAGGTGAATTAACTCCCCAAACCTTaggtttccttttctgcaaaacAGGAATGATTACAGCACCTGGGGTTAAGGTGAGGCTGGAATGAGACAGCATAAGTAAAGGCACAGACCTGGCAATGTGTAAGCATCCAGCAATTGTAACCCATTGTCTTTAGGGGAAGGAAATCTCAACTATATGATGCTGAGCTGCCTATGTGCACTGCAGGTACATTGAGAAGTCGGCAGAGGAGCTGGACGAGGAAGTAGAATATGACATGGACGAGGAGGACTACATCTGGCTGGATATCATGAATGAGCGGCGGAAGACAGAGGGTGTGAGTCCCATCCCGCAGGAGATCTTTGAGTACCTTATGGACCGGCTGGAGAAGGAGTCCTACTTTGAAAGCCACAATAAAGGTGACCCCAATGCACTAGTGGATGAGGATGCTGTGTGCTGTATCTGCAATGATGGTGAGTGCCAGAACAGCAATGTCATCCTATTCTGTGACATGTGCAACCTGGCTGTGCACCAAGAGTGCTACGGTGTCCCCTACATCCCCGAGGGCCAGTGGCTGTGCCGCCGCTGCCTACAGTCACCCTCCCGTGCTGTGGACTGTGCCCTGTGCCCCAACAAGGGTGGTGCCTTCAAGCAGACAGATGACGGGCGCTGGGCCCATGTGGTGTGTGCCCTGTGGATCCCTGAAGTCTGCTTTGCCAACACAGTCTTCCTGGAGCCTATCGACAGCATCGAGCACATCCCACCAGCTCGCTGGAAGCTGACCTGCTATATTTGCAAACAGCGGGGCTCAGGGGCATGCATTCAGTGCCACAAGGCCAACTGCTACACAGCCTTCCACGTGACATGTGCCCAGCAGGCTGGCCTTTACATGAAGATGGAGCCTGTGCGAGAGACAGGTGCCAATGGCACTTCTTTCAGCGTCCGCAAGACGGCCTACTGTGACATCCACACACCCCCAGGTTCAGCACGCCGCTTGCCTGCCCTGTCCCACAGTGAGGGTGAGGAggatgaggatgaggaggaggatgagggtAAGAGTTGGAGCTCAGAGAAGGTCAAGAAGGCCAAGGCCAAGTCCCGGATCAAGATGAAGAAGGCACGGAAGATCCTGGCAGAGAAGCGGGCCGCAGCACCTGTGGTGTCGGTGCCCTGCATCCCACCACACAGGTATGTGGGGAGCAGATGGATAGGCTGGTAAGGGAAGAAGAAGCCCTCCTAGAGACTGATAGCCCCGAGTGGAGTGACAGGGTTGGGTTCTCTTATTAGAAGCTACAAAGAAggtcaaaacaaaacaccagattCCAAAAGAAGTTAGCCCTAGCAGGTCACCGGACTTTTATCTTAGGAGCCAGAAATTTCAGCTTTTATCTGTCAGACCTAACATGTTTTCAGCTGCCCTTCATTTTATGGTCTGGTTTAAGTAGGAAGAAAGAGGATGTAGTAGCTATCAGCCACAGTGGCAGAAATACTCTAACCCTGAAcggagaaatggaaggaaaaagggggaaggagTTGTGAAGTGGTCACTACCACAAATGAATCCAAATGACGGCTGCCATCAtcagttatttttaactttctcttgTGCTGTCTAGTTAATTTCCTCTAGTTTACTGCTCTACAATTATACTTTATCCTAAAACCTTACAAGGCTCAGGCTGAGCAGGGTATCCCAGAGTCAAATAGTACTCTGGGCTGCTGTGACAAGAGCAGTCTTAGAGGCCAAACTCCTCATATGAGTTCACCCAACTTCGTGAACAGGGTCAGGGATCTGGCTTCATGCTGGGAATTTGGCTTCCTGTCTGGTACTGTTTGCTCTTCTTCGCATTAAGCCAAGTGTCACAGGCCTTTTTGACAATAGACTTACTCCAGATTCAACTCCATTCAGGAATTCTCACCAGCCAGAGACACCTgttctgcttaaaaaaataatggcccaacaggtttttctctttattcctcgCTTCGCAGGCTCAGTAAAATCACCAACCGCCTGACCATCCAAAGGAAGAGCCAGTTCATGCAGAGGCTACACAGCTACTGGACGCTGAAACGACAGTCACGAAATGGAGTCCCGCTGCTACGTCGCCTGCAGACACATCTGCAGTCTCAGAGGAATTGTGACCAAGTCGGGGTACCGTGTCAGATTCCCTATGGGCTCTGGGAACTGGGGCCAGGGACATAAAGGACTGAGATATGTGATAATAGTTTTCAGTGTCCGAGAGCTTAGGCTATTTCCTCCTTTAAAGTAGCCCTCAAACCAAACTCAGGATGAGATCCTTAGAGATTGTCTGCACGTTAAAAGGGCACTGTTCCTGTGTGTtccttcatgcattcattcaacaagcatatACCAACCATTGATTCTGTGCCAGATCTAGGGGACACATAGGTACAGGAATTCCCACTTTAGCTAGTGAGGCTGCCAGTAAATTACTGTGCTACCTCCTTCAGTTTTACCTGACATTGACCCAAGCTTCCTGGGCTCTTCCCTCTGGCCTTTCTTCTGGCTTCCTTATCATCTACCAATCCCCTTCTTGCCTCTACAGAGAGATTCTGAGGATAAGAACTGGGCCCTCAAAGAACAGCTCAAGTCCTGGCAGCGCCTCCGGCATGACCTGGAGCGAGCTCGGCTGCTGGTGGAGCTGATCCGCAAGCGGGAGAAACTCAAAAGGGAGACGGTGAGTGCTCCTGGGTCAAATCTgtttttcagaggagaaaacatTCCTGGGACAAGGAAAAGCCTTTGTCCCCTGGCCAGGAAGCAATAGGGCTGATGCTGGAGTCAGGTCTCAATGGTGCCCAGTGTGTTCTCCAGCTCACTGCAAGCAGCATGTCACAGAAGAGGATGAACAGGACCCTCAGTTATGTGATACAGGTAGCTGGCACTGGGAGTTCAAGGAAGAAAAAGGCCAGAGTAGTCAGGGAAGGTTTCACCAGGTGGGGCCTTGTAGAAAGTAGACCTGAGTGTGTCAGCTgtgggcaggagagaaggaaggcagtTTCCCAAACCAGCTGCTACCATCCCTTCAGACCTCTTCCAAGGGACTGGCCTGGGCCTGGCTGATCGGGCCTTTATGTGTGTCAGATCAAGGTCCAGCAGATCGCCATGGAGATGCAGCTGACCCCCTTCCTCATCCTCCTTCGCAAAACCTTGGAGCAGCTCCAAGAAAAGGACACAGGCAACATCTTCAGCGAGCCGGTCCCTCTGTCTGAGGTAACCGAATTGGACGAAGTAAGAATCCCTTCCCCTCACTCCAcctttctgttcctctcccaGTTGGACCCCTGCTGCAGGTCTGGGCCAGGGACTAGGAGGGGACTGTGAAGAGAGGGGCTGGTGGCTCTGGGGCTCCAGGATAACTGGAGCCACATGCATCACCTGGACTCTGTCTTGTCCCTGTCACACCCCAAGGGCCCAGAATGGGAGGCAATCTGCACTCCTTCCCCAGAGGCAGGGACTGAGTCTGCCAAATGAATAATCCCAGGGCAGGAAGACACTTTCGGGGTGCTGAACCCTAGAACGGAGACTTTAGAAGGCTCAGCACCTAAAGAACCAGCTCTGAAGCCCTAGGTCCTGACTGGCAGACTCTTCTCTCTAAAAGGTATAAAACGAGAGGCCCGAGGCAGTAGCCTCCTTATAAGTCTTAATGATAAGTAAAAGAGCTataggaatgcaaagtggtgttATTTCCAAATGATTGCCCTAGCCATTTTCTTACTGAAGCCTCTTGGCTCTAGGAGGTAGATTTGACTGTAATTTCATCaccattttccaggtgaggaaaaaGAAGGCCCAAAGAGGTTAAGAGACTTGccatggtcacacagcttgtgACTGGTAAAGTCAAGACTAGAATCCagctttcctttcccctgtgctATATGCCTGCCTCTAACTGTGGTGGGAGGAGGTTGCTGGATGCTtttcagggggtgggggtgttagGAGCAAGGGTTCAGGGTGAATGAGGAGTATATCTCCACTTAGCCACACCTACCCTGCTCTCCCAGGTACCTGACTACCTAGACCACATCAAAAAGCCCATGGACTTTTTCACCATGAAGCAGAATTTGGAGGCTTACCGCTACCTGAACTTTGATGATTTTGAGGAGGACTTCAACCTTATCGTCAGCAACTGCCTCAAGTATAACGCCAAGGACACCATCTTCTACCGGGCAGCAGTGCGGCTCCGAGAACAGGGTGGCGCTGTGCTCCGCCAGGCCCGGCGCCAGGCAGAAAAAATGGGCATTGACTTTGAGACGGGCATGCATATCCCCCACAGCCTGGCTGGAGATGAGGCCCCACAGCACACTGAAGATGGTGGGTGATAAATCATGCTACACACATAGAGGCCAATGCCAGGGATGAATGGCTTTCCAAAAGTCCCCTACTGGGAACAGGCAGTGTAGGCAGGAAGTAGCTAGCCTGAGCAGTGGCAAATTATCCCCAGGAATGCTCCCCAAGAAGCCAGACTGGGTGAATGGATAGCAGTGCCTACCCTTCCACATCTTGGTGCTGCTGTTTTACAGCTGTTCCTGGTGAGAAGCCAAAGGGAAAAGAGTGGGTTTCTTGTTGCCTGCTCAGATTCAGGGGGCCCAGAGGGCTACCCTAAGTTTGacctttccccaccccctgtGTCCACTCCTAGCAGCAGAGGAAGAGCGGCTGATCCTGCTGGAGAACCAGAAGCACCTGCCAGTGGAAGAGCAGCTGAAGTTGTTGCTGGAGCGGCTGGATGAGGTGAATGCCAGCAAGCAGAGTGTGAGTCGTTCACGGCGTGCAAAGATGATCAAGAAAGAGATGACGGCACTGCGGCGGAAGCTTGCCCACCAGCGGGAAACTGGAAGGGATGGGCCTGAGCGTCATGGCCCCTCCAGCCGGGGCAGCCTGACACCCCACCCGGCAGCATGTGACAAGGACGGGCAGACAGACAGTGCCGCTGAAGAGAGCAGCAGCCAGGAGACAACCAAAGGTCTGAACCCCTAGCAAGGTGGACCCCAAAGCCAGCTAGACTTGACTCTGTAGCACACACTCAGCCCCTGCCATCCCCCAGGCAGAGGTCCCTCCTACACAGCTAGCTGTACTTTTCTCCCTCATTCCCCATTCAGGGGCCTCTTAGCTGCCTCTCTGGCTATTGGTATAAGGGACAATGTTCCCAATTCCATAACCCCCCAGATCATCTCCCAACTCTAGCTGGAGTAACAGTCCTATAGGCCCAGGGCATACCCTGGGTATCTATCCTTCCCACATCAGGCCCCTCACcaactctccttctctctttctctgctccaggCCTGGGTCCCAACATGTCCTCAACCCCCGCACATGAGGTGGGCAGGAGAACCTCAGTTCTGTTCTCCAAAAAGAACCCGAAGACAGCTGGACCGCCCAAGAGGCCGGGCCGGCCCCCCAAAAACCGGGAGAGCCAGATGACCCCCAGCCACGGAGGCAGTCCTGTGGGGCCCCCCCAGCTCCCCATCATGGGCTCCCTACGTCAGCGCAAGCGGGGTAGGAGCCCCCGGCCCAGTTCGAGCTCAGACAGCGACAGTGATAAATCCACAGAAGACCCCCCAATGGGTGAGCCTCACCATCACCCAGCCCCCCGAGAGAGTGAGCAAAGTTGCCATCATTCCCAACATAACTCCCACCTGTCCCTTCATTTGCCCATAATATATCAGAGCTAGAAGGGCCCTTAGGGATCCTTTAATTCAgtcccctcattttacagatggggaaactgaagtcCAGAAACACTGACCCAGCTAGATTCCCATCCAGGACCCTCTCCATTATATCACTTCACCTTTTCTCTTCTCACCCTCCTTGGGGATTTCCTGCCCTTTAAGCCATTTGTGTCTTAAGGCCAGTAACTGCCAAGGGCAGTGTGACGGGTGGGGCAGGACTATGGCCAACTGTGGCAGACACTGCCCAGAACTGGCTCTGCTGGCCAAAGTTGGAGGAATTTTCCAGCACAGAAGGGAAAGCCGAGCTCCTAGTCCCTCTTACCCCCATGCCATCTCTCATCTACATCTTCCTGACcgattccttccctcctccccctccccccaaccaagACTTACCAGCTAATGGCTTCAGCGGTGGAAATCAGCCAGTGAAGAAGAGTTTCTTGGTATATCGTAATGACTGCAGCCTTCCCCGGAGCAGCTCCGACTCTGAGTCTAGCAGCAGTAGCAGTAGCAGCGCTGCCTCAGACCGAACCAGGTACCAGCCCTCCAGATCAAGGCCTGCCTCCAGGATGCCCTTTGAAGTTTCCCTCTGGGAAATAGCATGGCAGCCACTTCAGTCTAGATTAAGATGGCTCAGACCCAAAGTTCTCTGCAAAATAAATGGCATACCTAAGAACGTCACCATAATGGAATAGTGGGAACCATCCTGGGTTAAGCTGATGCTGTAGAGCAGAGAGCGTAAACTGATGCCTTGTGGCCTGGATTTGGCCTGCAGACATATTTTGTTTGGCCAGcatggtgtttaaaaaaaaaaaaaggaatccagtACTGCCACATAAAATTCCTAGTgtctatattctttttaaaaatccgaTCTGGCAAATCTAGCCAGGGAATGCACTCATCACCACCACTGTTAAATCCAGCCCATGTCAGTCACACTATTGCCAAGCCCCCAAGGGCTTttgagtttgaaatttttcaagtagcctcagttttccaaaattcttagACCTGGGGGTTTAAAGAGAGGACAACTACTGTGTCATTACCCACTCTACCCTCCTTTAAGCTGAGTTCTTGTCTTGTCCACAGCACAACACCCTCAAAACAGGGCCGGGGCAAGCCCTCCTTCTCTCGGGGCACATTCCCGGAAGACAGCAGTGAAGATACCTCAGGCACTGAGAACGAGGCCTACTCCGTGGGCACTGGCCGCGGCGTGGGCCACAGCAGTAAGTACCCTCACCCAAAGCCAGGGAAGCCGGGGGCCCGGTATCAGGGCCTTGCCAGCCCCCTGGCTGCTgatctgctccctctctcccattcCTGTGAAGTGGTAAGGAAGAGTCTGGGACGGGGAGCTGGCTGGCTGTCAGAGGATGAGGACTCCCCACTGGATGCTCTGGACCTGGTGTGGGCCAAATGCCGAGGGTATCCATCATACCCAGCTCTGGTAGGCTTCCCCTTTTCTTATCATATCCCTTGCCTCCCAACCCCAGATCGTAGACACAATTAGCAGACTTTACTTACTCTCTGCTGAGCTGTAGAGAACAAGGGTCTTTGGCAGATAGACACTTAACAAGTTTCTGGTTAGTTTTTCCATCTctcccttttgtttccctttgcatCTTGGAATCTGGAATAGTTCATCATGAGAAGCCAAGGGTCAGCAATGCAGCCTTGTGGCATGATAACCTTTCTGTGTCCCAACTTCAGAGGTAGTTTCCCAATTCTTGTATAGAGTAAGCTTCGGGGAAGAAGGGAACTGAACCAAACAAAGGTCTTATTACATCCTCAGATAATTGATCCAAAGATGCCCCGGGAAGGTATGTTCCATCATGGGGTTCCTATCCCTGTGCCCCCCCTGGAGGTGCTGAAACTTGGGGAACAGATGACCCAGGAAGCCCGAGAGCATCTCTACCTCGTCCTCTTCTTTGACAACAAGCGAACCTGgtaagggaggaggggagcagttTCTGTGACTCATACAGCCACAGATGCAACCCTGGGTATGTGGGCAGGCTGCCAGGAAACTCCAGCAACAGACAGACTGGGCTATCACAgatcagtgggggagggacttAGATCTTTGAGCAGAAGGGTTGTGAGGGTTGTGTTGACCATGAGTCTGAGAGACTGAGTGGGCAACAGCTGACAAACAGCTGTAGCTAGAAGCTAGAGGGCCATCAGTGACTGTGACAAATGTGCTCCCCACCCAGAATCAGGTGGCTTCTAGACTTAGttttcctgtctctgcctccatgGTGACAAGATGAGgataaaatagatataaacatTCAGGCTCTCAAATCTCTGTTCTGTCACATGTATGTAATGCAGtgttttttgtgtattgtgtgcAAAGGATATTTAATGTCAGTAAAGTCTGCCTGAAGCCTATGGGACAGGGTACCTATTTCAGGTTAGGTCATGGCCCCTTTTTGCACTCGTAAATACCCTGTGGTTACCCCGTAATGTGACTGTTGAGTGGGTGCTTTTCATCACTAGACTATGAgcagttccttgagggcagggactgtttcTCTTAGACTCTGTTACCCCATTACCCACCAGAACCAGGTTGCCCAGAACCTCCTGGGCACTCAGGAGGTGTTTTTGAATGAGTGAAGGAGTGATGAAGGCTGATGCTTGTTGCTTTCCCAGAGATTACTTATGTGATCCTCACCTCGTCCTACAGGCAGTGGCTGCCAAGGACTAAGCTGGTTCCTCTGGGCGTGAACCAGGACCTCGACAAGGAAAAGATGCTGGAGGGCCGCAAATCCAACATCCGCAAATCAGTGCAGATTGCTTACCACCGGGCTCTGCAGCACCGCAGCAAGGTGCAGGGCGAGCAGAGCAGCGAGACCAGTGATAGTGACTGATAATGCCCAGCACAGCCCAACCTACAGTGCCCTGccacctctctcctccccctttgCTCACTGTCCTGGAGTGGCACCGGCCTCTGCACTGACTCATTCCTGGTCTTGGGGCCAGTCTcaggggaagctgggtgggggAGGTCCCTCCCGCCCTGAGTGCAGCTGGACTGTACAGAACACTCCAAGGGCCCACGGCGGCTCTGCGCATGGAGAGGGGAGGTCTCACTGGCCAGAGAGCCCCAGAGACCTCAGCATTGTAGTGCAGGGTGGTGGGCCAAGGTTAGGACACTGCATAAAACAGGCCATCCCACCACCTCTGTCTGCTCTGCTCATGCCAGGAGAATCTAACTGCCTAGTGGCCTGAGGCCCTTGCAGGTGGTGAGGTGAACGGGCATCTGCCCAGCCTAGCAGTGGGATTGATGTCTGTCCAGCCCGGAAGAGGGGCACTAGgtgacccccctcccctgctgttgtAAATACTGTAATTAGCGGAGAATTTAAATTATTCTCATTTGTAACTGCGTTTCCGGGTCGCGCCAGAGTCATTTGGTACTAAAAAAGACTGGGGCCTGTCCCCACTTCCCTTTTTCCCATAGATGCCCCCACCTTTCAAACtggtttgtatttatttcaaaggaagaaaatatattgattcttagaaaataaatagtcTGTTTGGAATTCTTGGGTTCTTGCCTTCTGCCAGggcaaaaagataaaaagtgagGTTGTCCCTCAGGGATGGTAAACAATTGGGCTCAAGAGGTTGCTGGTTGCTGTGCATGCTGCATTTGTAAGACAACAGCCAGGATAATATGATAGCTCCCATTTCCCAGGCACTCACTGGGTGGCAAGCCTTTTTCTAAGCACTTTTAGATACACAATTTTATGTAATCCTTGCAAAAACTATAGGGAAAGTTAATAAGGTGGTTATCTCCACAAAGATACTGAGGCTTAGAAAaactaagtaacttgcctaagttcCCACAACTAGGAAGgcgcagagctaggatttgaactccGGTCTGTCTACAAAGCTGGCTCTTTAACCAGTATTCAGAACTAACTGCTAGAAGAAGTCTACGGCTCCTTCATGAATTTCAGAGGCTTCAAGTCCTTTGCCAGTAGGTTAGTCCCAAGTGCTTCAGAGTCCCCATAGCTGTGACCTTCCCGTTTAACTGGGGACCTAGCAGGTATGTAGAGGATTGCTCTGCATTCATTCCCAACCTTGGCGTCTCCTTTACCGATGATTCATTCAGTTACTGCAGGAATGCTTTCCAAGTATGGGACACCTGTGGGCTGGCACACCTAGAGAGGATTCAGCCACAGGAGGTAGTTGCCCAGGGCCTTGCAGCTTCGGAGTGGAACAGACAAAAATAGCATTTGTCTGATAATAACCATGCACGTGATGCTCCTCCCTACTAGGTACTGCGGGTGGGTCACAAATCTTGCCCTTAAGGAATTTGCGGTCTACTCACTGAACCACAGTAACTTCAGATCACAGCGCTATGAGGTGAAAAGTGGCCCAGATAAAGTTCATGTCTCCTAGGTCCTTGCTTACTGTCTTCCTCCAGAAGGGAAGAAATTACATAACACATCTTTCTTGGGCCCAGGCAGCCCGCCCTGGAAACTGGAAGAGGCAGACGGGCTGCATCGCGCCCACAAGCCCCAGTGGGCACAGGGTGTGAGATGATGGAGCACTGTTTAAGGAATGCCCTGCGACTGAAGGGAGCAGCTGGGTAGAGCGGCTGGGTAGCGCGGGGCGCGGCAGTTGGAGGACGAAGGTCTCTGACGGAGTGAACTCTGAAGAGACCTGACTGGAGTCGAGGCTCGGCGAGGCCTTGGAGGGGAGCGGCTTAGCCGGCGAGCGCGAAGACTCAATCCTCAGGCGGCGGACGCTGTGGAGACGTCTCCGCCGCTCGGAGGGGCCCGAGCTGTGTTCGGGTCCAATTCTCAGTCAGGAGGGCGAGTATCTGACTGGAGAGGCTCGGTGGAGAAAGGCTCTCTGAGGGTGGTGGGGGACAGGATTTGGCTCTGCGGGCGAGCAAGCCATGAGGAACCCCAGGGTTCCGAGGAGATCTGGCAGTGCGGATGGGGGCCTGAGGGCGCATTCTGCGACCGGTCGGCGGGGGGCGGGGATCGGACACCCTTGCGTGCCCAGTGCAGACAACCCCAAAGGCAAGGCCAAGAGCGGGCAGCGAGCCCAGCGCGCGCCAACCGCTGCGGCCCCTCGGAGAGACCCGCCCATCCGCCGTCACACCCTATTCTCATTGGTGCCTCTTCTGCTCGGATTGGCTACCTCCGGATCCAATAAGCCAGGCTTGAATCCTACTTCCGGTGAGAGCGAAGTCGGCTCCCTGGAGAAGCCGGAAGAGTGCGTTTGCGCGCGCTTGCCGAAGTCGCGGCAGCTCTGAGCGCAGTGGTGCGCGCCGGGAGGCGTGGCCGGGAGAGCATTCATAACGGGAAAGGTCAGGAGGGTTGGTGCCCTGGTGGACTGTAAGGGGCGGGGCCTGCAGGGAGTGGAGGAATTAAATGAAATTGGACGGGCCTTCAATAAACTTTTAGAGGCTAGGGCTTAGTGGGCAAGGCCTTAAAGAGTGCTGACTGTGTGGTCAAGGTCTTTTGGCGATGAGTGGAGCTGGTACTGAGTGGGCGGGGCCATTATGGGGCGGAGCCTGGCGTGGAATTGTTAGCTGGGTCCTTTTTGCTCTGGAGCATGAGACATCGTACTCTAGCCTCTTTCCCGGCCCTGTGGGCCTCCATCCCCTGTCCACGCTCGGAACTGCGCCTGGACCTGGTTCTGGCTTCCGGACAGTCCTTCCGGTGAGTGACCCTGATTCTTGGCCCCTCAACACTGCAGTTCTGGAATGTAAAGgaattttgggggtgatggaagaAACCTCAGGGTGCAGAAGAGGAAGCAGACGCGGGTGGTGAGCTTGTTTACCTCCTTTCTAAGGTGGAGGTAAAAAGCCAGTGCAATGCGGGTGCCTGGGcgctgcgctgacagcgtggagcctgcttgggattctctttcccccctctctctgccccttgcccgcgTAAGTGcaagcgcgcgcacacacacacacacacacacacactcgctctcaaaataaataaactttaacaaaagaaaccaaaaaaaggcCAGTGCCGTGTTGTGAGAATCAAACGACTTTGCATTTCCTAAGTCAGTGTTGTGTATGGAGCTGTTGTAGGATGGGAGGGCCCTAAAGGGTGCAAGAAGGAAAACTGAGTACCAGAGTTGCTGtgtgcctgggggctcaggtGGAGGGAGCAAAACCCTGCGTACTGGACTGGCGTGCTGGGGAACCAAGTATGGACACTGACCCAGACTGAGGAGCAGATCTACTGTACTGTGTACCGAGGGGACAAGGGTTGGGTTGGCAGGCCCACACCAGAAGAGCTAAAGACTGTGCACCAGTACTTCCAGCTGGATGTCAGCCTGGCTCAACTATATCACCACTGGAGTTCCGTGGACCCCCACTTTCAAGAGGTGGCTCACAAATTCCAAGGTGAGTACAAGGATTGGGACAGGGGTTGGAGTTCTTGTAATTTGGTTAAATTACGCAGtttcaccatctgtaaaatggggattataatcCACTTCATAAgattttatgaggattaaaggagCTAATACGTGTAAAGTtttgcttagaatagtgcctgatatatagtaattattattactattattgttttgcTGATTACCATAGTGTGGTGACAGGATATTGAGCCacatcctggctgtgtgacctgggacagGTGACCtcattcattctataaatatttacagagcatCTGCtatgtgaacaaaacagacacaaatccCCATGGACACAAATCCCCACGCTCGTTGTGTTTACACTGTGGCTTCTTTATCCCTGGAATGTAAAGATAACCCCGACCTATGAGGAATGAGTGCTCTGGTGTTGTTTTCTCTATCAACGCTTTCCCTCATTCCCCTAGATCCTCCTAGATCTTCAGTGCCTAGGATCTGAGGGTGGGAAGAGGCCACTCCTGACACCAGGTCTGTATCCTACCGCCTACCTTTCTGGTCTCCAGGTGTTCGACTTCTGCAACAGGACCCCGTCGAGTGCCTTTTCTCCTTCATCTGTTCCTCCAACAACAACATTGCTCGCATAACCGGCATGGTAGAACGCCTCTGCCAGGCTTTCGGACCTCGGCTCATCCAGCTGGATGATGTCACCTACCATGGCTTCCCCAACCTGCAGGCCCTGGCTGGTGAGTAGGTGGGTCCCTGCGCTCAGACCCTCCAATAGCTTTCAGGGTCTGTTCGGTTCTCCCCTGGTCCCCATCTCCCATCTCAAAGCTTCCTGCCTTCCCAAACACCCTCCTCATCCAGAACCATCTTGCCTGGTCTGATCAGCCCTGCTTCATCCTCCCTGTCTGTCCTTGAAACGTCAGCACCTCACTAGCCTGTGCTTTTTACCCCATAGGTTCACTGcttcataaaaaatttaaaaaacacatagtATACAGTAGTATGGGGTTAAGACCACTCTTCTGGAGAATACCTACATCTGAATTCTTCTGGCATTTGACATCTACCTATATGACCTGGAGCACATTATTTAATcactctgtgtttcagtttcttcatctgtggaatgggagaataaTGGCACTTACCTATCAGAGTTGCCACAAGGGTTAAGAAATACACATACTGCACATAGTGCAGTATTTGACATACAGGAAGTATGCAGAAAATTAAAGTTGCTAACTCTACAGTGAACCCAACAATTTTGCATCCAAGAACATATATGTTCTTTATACCAGCCTTGTGAGGGAAGTATTTTACAGAAGCAAGTATATCAGTTGGTAGATGTGAGAATAAAGC
The Panthera uncia isolate 11264 chromosome A2, Puncia_PCG_1.0, whole genome shotgun sequence genome window above contains:
- the BRPF1 gene encoding peregrin isoform X5 → MGVDFDVKTFCHNLRATKPPYECPVETCRKVYKSYSGIEYHLYHYDHDNPPPPQQTPLRKHKKKGRQSRPANKQSPSPSEVSQSPGREVMSYAQAQRMVEVDLHGRVHRISIFDNLDVVSEDEEAPEEAPETGSNKENTETPAATPKSGKHKNKEKRKDSNHHHHHNASVSTTPKLPEVVYRELEQDTPDAPPRPTSYYRYIEKSAEELDEEVEYDMDEEDYIWLDIMNERRKTEGVSPIPQEIFEYLMDRLEKESYFESHNKGDPNALVDEDAVCCICNDGECQNSNVILFCDMCNLAVHQECYGVPYIPEGQWLCRRCLQSPSRAVDCALCPNKGGAFKQTDDGRWAHVVCALWIPEVCFANTVFLEPIDSIEHIPPARWKLTCYICKQRGSGACIQCHKANCYTAFHVTCAQQAGLYMKMEPVRETGANGTSFSVRKTAYCDIHTPPGSARRLPALSHSEGEEDEDEEEDEGKSWSSEKVKKAKAKSRIKMKKARKILAEKRAAAPVVSVPCIPPHRLSKITNRLTIQRKSQFMQRLHSYWTLKRQSRNGVPLLRRLQTHLQSQRNCDQVGRDSEDKNWALKEQLKSWQRLRHDLERARLLVELIRKREKLKRETIKVQQIAMEMQLTPFLILLRKTLEQLQEKDTGNIFSEPVPLSEVPDYLDHIKKPMDFFTMKQNLEAYRYLNFDDFEEDFNLIVSNCLKYNAKDTIFYRAAVRLREQGGAVLRQARRQAEKMGIDFETGMHIPHSLAGDEAPQHTEDAAEEERLILLENQKHLPVEEQLKLLLERLDEVNASKQSVSRSRRAKMIKKEMTALRRKLAHQRETGRDGPERHGPSSRGSLTPHPAACDKDGQTDSAAEESSSQETTKGLGPNMSSTPAHEVGRRTSVLFSKKNPKTAGPPKRPGRPPKNRESQMTPSHGGSPVGPPQLPIMGSLRQRKRGRSPRPSSSSDSDSDKSTEDPPMDLPANGFSGGNQPVKKSFLVYRNDCSLPRSSSDSESSSSSSSSAASDRTSTTPSKQGRGKPSFSRGTFPEDSSEDTSGTENEAYSVGTGRGVGHSMVRKSLGRGAGWLSEDEDSPLDALDLVWAKCRGYPSYPALIIDPKMPREGMFHHGVPIPVPPLEVLKLGEQMTQEAREHLYLVLFFDNKRTWQWLPRTKLVPLGVNQDLDKEKMLEGRKSNIRKSVQIAYHRALQHRSKVQGEQSSETSDSD
- the BRPF1 gene encoding peregrin isoform X8, whose amino-acid sequence is MGVDFDVKTFCHNLRATKPPYECPVETCRKVYKSYSGIEYHLYHYDHDNPPPPQQTPLRKHKKKGRQSRPANKQSPSPSEVSQSPGREVMSYAQAQRMVEVDLHGRVHRISIFDNLDVVSEDEEAPEEAPETGSNKENTETPAATPKSGKHKNKEKRKDSNHHHHHNASVSTTPKLPEVVYRELEQDTPDAPPRPTSYYRYIEKSAEELDEEVEYDMDEEDYIWLDIMNERRKTEGVSPIPQEIFEYLMDRLEKESYFESHNKGDPNALVDEDAVCCICNDGECQNSNVILFCDMCNLAVHQECYGVPYIPEGQWLCRRCLQSPSRAVDCALCPNKGGAFKQTDDGRWAHVVCALWIPEVCFANTVFLEPIDSIEHIPPARWKLTCYICKQRGSGACIQCHKANCYTAFHVTCAQQAGLYMKMEPVRETGANGTSFSVRKTAYCDIHTPPGSARRLPALSHSEGEEDEDEEEDEGKSWSSEKVKKAKAKSRIKMKKARKILAEKRAAAPVVSVPCIPPHRLSKITNRLTIQRKSQFMQRLHSYWTLKRQSRNGVPLLRRLQTHLQSQRNCDQVGRDSEDKNWALKEQLKSWQRLRHDLERARLLVELIRKREKLKRETIKVQQIAMEMQLTPFLILLRKTLEQLQEKDTGNIFSEPVPLSEVPDYLDHIKKPMDFFTMKQNLEAYRYLNFDDFEEDFNLIVSNCLKYNAKDTIFYRAAVRLREQGGAVLRQARRQAEKMGIDFETGMHIPHSLAGDEAPQHTEDAAEEERLILLENQKHLPVEEQLKLLLERLDEVNASKQSVSRSRRAKMIKKEMTALRRKLAHQRETGRDGPERHGPSSRGSLTPHPAACDKDGQTDSAAEESSSQETTKDLPANGFSGGNQPVKKSFLVYRNDCSLPRSSSDSESSSSSSSSAASDRTSTTPSKQGRGKPSFSRGTFPEDSSEDTSGTENEAYSVGTGRGVGHSMVRKSLGRGAGWLSEDEDSPLDALDLVWAKCRGYPSYPALIIDPKMPREGMFHHGVPIPVPPLEVLKLGEQMTQEAREHLYLVLFFDNKRTWQWLPRTKLVPLGVNQDLDKEKMLEGRKSNIRKSVQIAYHRALQHRSKVQGEQSSETSDSD